In a genomic window of Sediminispirochaeta bajacaliforniensis DSM 16054:
- a CDS encoding tripartite tricarboxylate transporter permease produces MNNFDLLLHGLNTALSLNNLLVAGIGAFLGIIVGAMPGIGAVTGVSLLLPMTFKMNPTTAIIMLAGIYYGNMYGGSYSAILLNIPGDSPAVMTAMAGYPLSRQGKGGKALFTANIASFFGGTIGIIALTVFGPVIANFGLKFGPAEIASLIFLALTSIGWLLGEDFLKGIIATSLGILLSTIGMDLLSDGSPRFTFGSINLLSGISFIPLVIGMFGITQVMDLMAGKNDDSLTDGRRLTIRESILNKKELKRISLPILKSSILGNFVGFLPGAGGTTGSFLAYILEKKTGKNKNMDQGAIEGVAASESANNASAVGAFAPLLSLGIPGSATSAVLLGGLMMWGLQPGPLLFSEQPDFVWGLIGSMYIGNLICVIAGLAIIPFLMSILRIPRGIIAPMIVVICIVGSYSVNNSMFDVWFMIGAGAVAYILKKNNYPIAPALLSFVLATRFERSIRQAFSISRGSALIFIQKPISAVLLALTLLFLCSPLLLKLVHKGSKQ; encoded by the coding sequence ATGAATAACTTCGATCTGCTTTTGCACGGCCTCAACACGGCCCTGTCTCTTAATAATCTGCTGGTTGCCGGAATCGGGGCCTTTCTCGGTATCATCGTCGGTGCAATGCCCGGCATCGGTGCGGTAACGGGTGTCTCTCTTCTTCTTCCCATGACCTTTAAGATGAACCCAACCACGGCAATCATCATGCTCGCAGGTATCTACTACGGCAACATGTACGGTGGCTCATACAGTGCGATACTTTTGAACATCCCGGGAGATTCTCCGGCGGTCATGACCGCAATGGCGGGTTATCCACTCAGCCGCCAGGGCAAGGGAGGGAAAGCCCTTTTCACCGCAAACATCGCCTCCTTTTTCGGAGGGACCATCGGAATCATCGCCCTTACGGTCTTCGGTCCTGTTATTGCCAACTTTGGTCTCAAATTCGGCCCGGCGGAGATAGCTTCCCTTATTTTTCTGGCACTCACATCCATCGGGTGGCTTTTGGGAGAAGACTTTCTCAAAGGGATCATAGCCACGAGCCTCGGCATTCTCCTTTCAACCATCGGCATGGACCTTTTGTCCGACGGGTCCCCCCGCTTTACCTTCGGCAGCATTAATCTTTTAAGCGGGATATCCTTCATTCCCCTTGTCATCGGTATGTTCGGCATTACCCAGGTGATGGATTTAATGGCGGGGAAAAACGACGACAGTCTTACCGACGGACGAAGATTGACCATCAGGGAAAGCATTCTCAATAAGAAAGAACTCAAACGGATCTCGCTGCCCATACTCAAAAGTTCGATCCTCGGTAATTTTGTCGGCTTTCTTCCCGGCGCTGGAGGAACGACCGGTTCCTTTCTGGCGTATATCCTGGAAAAGAAGACCGGCAAAAATAAGAATATGGACCAAGGCGCCATCGAGGGGGTTGCGGCTTCGGAATCGGCCAACAATGCCTCGGCTGTCGGGGCCTTTGCTCCCCTGCTTTCCCTGGGAATTCCGGGATCGGCGACCTCGGCCGTTCTGCTCGGCGGCCTGATGATGTGGGGGCTTCAACCTGGTCCGCTCCTCTTTTCCGAACAGCCGGACTTCGTCTGGGGCCTTATCGGCTCCATGTATATCGGAAACCTGATCTGTGTGATTGCTGGCCTTGCCATCATTCCCTTTCTCATGTCGATTCTCCGTATACCGCGGGGCATTATCGCGCCGATGATTGTCGTTATTTGTATCGTCGGATCCTATTCGGTAAACAACAGCATGTTCGATGTATGGTTCATGATAGGAGCGGGAGCGGTTGCCTATATTTTAAAGAAGAACAATTATCCGATAGCGCCCGCCCTTCTCTCCTTTGTTCTGGCAACACGGTTTGAGCGTTCCATACGGCAGGCTTTTTCAATATCACGTGGAAGTGCACTCATTTTTATTCAGAAACCGATATCGGCGGTGCTCCTTGCCCTGACCCTCCTTTTCCTCTGTTCCCCTCTGCTGCTGAAACTGGTCCATAAAGGAAGCAAACAATGA
- a CDS encoding tripartite tricarboxylate transporter TctB family protein, whose translation MDLVISVIIIAISAFWIDQGITRYGFWPDGIPGGGFIPVLFGIVALIASVAVVALRKRKHEQPAPVDYTAFIPIGAGVVGIVFIQTLGISLAVFFLMFLWMKFLSKYSFLKSIGVSLAFTLFIFGVFRVWLRVPFPSGLFHLM comes from the coding sequence ATGGATCTCGTAATTTCGGTAATCATAATAGCTATCTCGGCCTTTTGGATAGATCAAGGGATAACCCGATACGGATTTTGGCCCGACGGCATTCCAGGCGGAGGTTTTATCCCTGTTCTCTTCGGTATCGTCGCTCTTATCGCTTCCGTTGCGGTGGTAGCGCTTCGCAAAAGAAAACACGAACAGCCAGCCCCCGTCGACTACACGGCATTTATTCCCATCGGTGCAGGCGTGGTCGGTATTGTGTTCATTCAGACCCTTGGAATTTCCCTTGCGGTATTTTTTCTGATGTTCCTCTGGATGAAGTTTCTCAGCAAATATTCGTTTCTTAAATCCATTGGGGTCAGCTTAGCTTTTACACTCTTTATCTTCGGTGTCTTTCGTGTATGGCTCAGGGTTCCATTTCCCTCAGGCCTCTTTCATCTGATGTGA
- a CDS encoding Bug family tripartite tricarboxylate transporter substrate binding protein, with the protein MKRAVFMLTVTVLLTASLFANGTPEGDGGAAIYPDNVVEFVVPASAGGGSDTLARLILEIIHENNLVDGTMVIVNKPGGASAAGHAYIMGKKDGNYTIFTMNAAHALAARANKSIQDREFTPVANLAMDNVLLVAKADGPYKDFQGALKAIKEHPESILVGIADNLDKLCVAQINMETEAEFSTVYFDGAGEIATALLGDHIQLGIFNPNECLGQIQAGTMVALAAFSTDRLEAPLETVPTFAELGYPNIEFQMFRSIMGGPGMSPEVQQYWSDVMQKVTETETWKNNYIRKNGLEAKFMPADEYAEYHERMAERLYQMGNIIGLFK; encoded by the coding sequence ATGAAAAGAGCTGTGTTTATGCTGACAGTAACAGTTTTGCTGACGGCAAGTCTATTTGCAAACGGAACACCGGAAGGCGATGGAGGAGCGGCGATCTATCCGGACAATGTCGTGGAATTCGTGGTACCGGCAAGTGCCGGCGGCGGTAGCGACACGCTGGCCCGTTTGATTCTTGAAATCATTCATGAAAACAATCTGGTGGATGGAACCATGGTCATCGTCAATAAGCCTGGTGGGGCAAGTGCGGCAGGCCATGCCTATATCATGGGGAAGAAAGACGGCAACTATACGATTTTCACCATGAATGCGGCGCATGCCCTGGCGGCACGGGCAAACAAATCCATTCAGGACAGGGAGTTTACACCTGTCGCAAACCTTGCCATGGATAATGTTCTCCTTGTTGCAAAGGCCGACGGCCCGTACAAGGATTTCCAAGGCGCTTTGAAGGCTATCAAGGAACATCCGGAAAGTATTCTGGTTGGAATTGCCGACAATCTGGATAAACTCTGCGTCGCACAAATCAACATGGAAACAGAGGCCGAATTTTCAACGGTCTATTTCGACGGGGCGGGCGAAATCGCAACGGCCCTTCTCGGCGATCATATCCAGCTTGGTATCTTCAATCCCAATGAATGCCTTGGTCAGATCCAGGCGGGTACCATGGTTGCCCTTGCCGCCTTCTCCACCGATCGGCTTGAGGCCCCCCTTGAAACGGTGCCTACCTTTGCCGAACTGGGATATCCGAATATTGAGTTTCAGATGTTCAGATCGATCATGGGAGGGCCCGGAATGAGTCCCGAGGTGCAGCAGTACTGGAGTGATGTTATGCAGAAAGTAACCGAAACCGAGACCTGGAAAAACAACTACATCAGGAAAAACGGTCTGGAAGCAAAATTTATGCCTGCTGACGAATATGCCGAATACCATGAAAGAATGGCGGAGCGGCTGTATCAAATGGGCAACATCATCGGTTTGTTCAAGTAG
- a CDS encoding NAD(P)H-dependent oxidoreductase, with translation MNYDLLFSTKGEKKLEVAVIGVRGFNHSLFIYGSRNDAISIRILCGRTAQKCIDAYLSVGIKRENIALCSSTAEGLSAFEKGMYLVFTDIDTAMSMPCDLVVEGTGNPEASARYALSAIEHHKHIVMVTKESDSVVGSLLAKKAREQGVIYSLAEGDQPALLIGLVTWARKAGLSIVSIGKSSEYDFIFDPEHSTMQVLDRTEEVSGFEKVWRLGENGRQTVEQRSALLSDFGQRAIPDLAEMSIVCNHLPEFSPDISSFHCPIARAVEIPDLMCPETMGGLFSGEARIDVINCLRRPDEQSLEGGVYVVVACDDEETWQVLQDKGVPVSRNKKTALIYYPAHYLGFEALFSVLSVGLLGLPTSSPDPKPRYDLVARSVKPMTKGTELQAKGHHHIIEGFEGILLPAQGISAHTQLPYYLADGARLKEDIPAGTLLNADMLERPDDAILWKLREEQDTIFAL, from the coding sequence ATGAACTACGATCTACTTTTTTCCACAAAAGGGGAAAAGAAACTGGAAGTTGCCGTTATCGGTGTTCGGGGATTCAACCATTCCCTTTTTATTTACGGCTCACGGAACGATGCAATATCGATCCGTATTCTTTGCGGGAGAACCGCACAGAAGTGTATTGATGCGTATCTGTCGGTAGGTATCAAGCGGGAGAACATTGCCCTCTGCAGTTCCACAGCAGAAGGGCTGTCAGCCTTCGAAAAAGGCATGTATCTTGTTTTTACCGACATCGATACGGCAATGAGCATGCCCTGCGATCTTGTTGTGGAAGGGACCGGAAATCCCGAGGCATCGGCACGATATGCCCTTTCTGCTATCGAGCACCATAAGCATATTGTGATGGTGACAAAGGAATCGGATTCCGTCGTCGGATCACTTCTTGCAAAAAAGGCAAGGGAACAGGGAGTAATCTACTCTCTGGCTGAAGGAGATCAGCCGGCTCTTCTCATCGGCCTGGTCACATGGGCACGAAAGGCAGGACTCTCCATCGTGAGCATAGGAAAATCGAGTGAATATGATTTCATCTTTGATCCGGAACACTCAACCATGCAGGTGCTGGACAGAACGGAGGAGGTGTCTGGATTCGAGAAGGTTTGGCGTTTAGGAGAAAATGGCCGGCAGACCGTAGAGCAGCGGAGCGCGCTTTTATCCGATTTTGGTCAGCGGGCCATACCGGACCTTGCCGAAATGTCTATTGTCTGCAACCATCTTCCGGAATTCAGTCCCGATATCTCCAGCTTCCACTGCCCCATCGCCCGTGCCGTTGAGATTCCCGATCTTATGTGCCCGGAAACAATGGGAGGGCTCTTCTCGGGTGAGGCGAGAATCGATGTCATCAACTGCTTGCGGCGTCCCGATGAACAGAGCCTGGAGGGAGGCGTCTATGTCGTGGTAGCCTGTGACGACGAAGAGACGTGGCAGGTACTTCAGGATAAGGGGGTTCCGGTAAGTCGAAACAAAAAGACGGCTTTGATATACTATCCTGCCCACTACCTCGGATTCGAGGCGCTCTTCAGTGTTCTTTCCGTCGGATTATTAGGATTGCCGACCAGCAGTCCTGATCCAAAACCTCGCTATGACCTCGTGGCCCGATCGGTAAAACCGATGACCAAGGGTACGGAGCTACAGGCAAAGGGACACCATCACATCATAGAGGGCTTTGAAGGGATTTTGCTCCCGGCTCAGGGCATATCGGCTCATACGCAACTTCCCTACTATCTTGCCGACGGTGCACGGCTCAAAGAGGATATACCGGCAGGAACCCTGTTGAATGCCGATATGCTGGAACGACCGGATGATGCGATTCTTTGGAAGCTTAGAGAGGAGCAGGATACCATTTTCGCACTATGA
- a CDS encoding sigma 54-interacting transcriptional regulator translates to MIRITFIVPYASMKGTVEEIFSQHPERSVISQSVIMRTFDEIDTLNLDTDIVIARGYSANRIKKLGIPLIDMTVTGFDITTALNSCINRYRPEKIAIIGPLNTVYGIDEIKNVFPCCIEGYQVDDPVYLPETIDRVMQEGAEAVIAGRTGYYLCRDRGINSIMIESGRKTILQAIDEAVRSIRLMRRERERSDRFKSIMDYSFEGILSIDREGAVAVANNHALKVFPALEKAKNPLAVKKLLPQVDLSEVLRSGKKILGELVLIGKRMYTLNCAPAGDAGAVITFSNVTEIQEMEGKIRTKLHKKGLVAKYSFADIIGSGTAIGEAVRVARKFSQVESNIFIFGETGTGKELFAQSIHNDSRRRNQPFVAINCAALAEDLLESELFGYVDGAFTGASKGGKVGLFELAHRGTVFLDEIGDISPKLQSRLLRVLQEREIMRIGHDQVIPIDIRIISASNKDLKALVAEGKFREDLLYRLNVLKLTLPPLCARGRDIIDLCYHFIEQNRSRLHSGLRRLTPSAEQVILESGWPGNVRELYNFCERLCVLSEGDTADLKEVVSCMEQPAPSLRLQPQGISLAQVYETREKEAIEKALELSSSKKDAARLLGIDASTLWRKMKKHHL, encoded by the coding sequence TTGATCCGCATTACGTTTATTGTTCCTTACGCATCGATGAAGGGAACCGTCGAAGAGATTTTCTCCCAGCACCCGGAACGGTCGGTCATCTCGCAGTCCGTCATCATGAGGACTTTTGATGAGATCGATACCCTAAACCTTGATACCGATATTGTTATTGCCAGGGGCTATTCCGCCAACCGAATAAAAAAGCTCGGTATTCCATTGATCGACATGACTGTTACCGGTTTCGATATTACCACCGCTTTGAACAGCTGTATCAATCGTTACAGGCCGGAGAAGATTGCAATCATCGGTCCCCTCAACACGGTTTACGGCATCGACGAGATAAAGAATGTGTTTCCCTGCTGTATCGAAGGATATCAGGTCGATGATCCTGTCTATCTTCCGGAAACGATCGACAGGGTGATGCAAGAAGGGGCGGAAGCGGTTATTGCGGGAAGGACAGGCTATTACCTCTGCCGGGATCGGGGAATCAACAGTATCATGATAGAATCGGGGCGTAAAACCATCCTCCAGGCCATTGATGAGGCGGTCCGATCTATTCGATTAATGAGAAGGGAACGGGAGCGAAGCGACAGGTTCAAGAGCATTATGGATTACTCCTTTGAGGGAATCCTCTCCATTGATCGGGAAGGGGCCGTTGCCGTTGCCAACAACCATGCGCTGAAAGTGTTTCCAGCCTTGGAAAAGGCGAAAAATCCTCTGGCGGTAAAAAAGCTACTTCCGCAAGTGGATTTGAGTGAGGTCCTCCGTTCCGGAAAGAAGATCCTCGGCGAGTTGGTGCTTATCGGAAAACGGATGTATACCCTCAACTGTGCGCCGGCCGGGGATGCCGGAGCGGTGATCACCTTTTCCAATGTTACCGAGATTCAGGAAATGGAGGGAAAGATTCGCACGAAGCTGCATAAGAAGGGCCTGGTGGCAAAGTACAGCTTTGCAGATATCATCGGAAGCGGGACTGCCATCGGTGAGGCTGTAAGGGTCGCACGAAAGTTTAGTCAGGTGGAATCGAACATCTTTATCTTTGGAGAGACGGGAACAGGGAAAGAGCTTTTTGCCCAGAGCATTCACAACGACAGCAGAAGGCGCAATCAGCCCTTTGTTGCTATCAACTGTGCAGCCCTTGCCGAGGATCTTTTAGAGAGCGAGTTGTTCGGCTATGTGGACGGCGCTTTCACCGGTGCATCCAAGGGAGGGAAGGTCGGACTTTTCGAGCTGGCCCACAGAGGGACCGTGTTCCTCGATGAGATTGGCGACATTTCTCCCAAGCTGCAGAGTCGTCTCCTCCGGGTCCTGCAGGAACGGGAGATCATGCGTATCGGCCATGACCAGGTGATTCCCATCGACATTCGCATCATTTCGGCATCGAATAAGGACCTTAAGGCCCTTGTCGCCGAAGGAAAATTCCGGGAGGATCTTCTCTACCGACTCAATGTTTTGAAGCTGACGCTTCCTCCCCTTTGTGCCAGGGGACGGGATATCATTGACCTCTGTTACCATTTTATAGAGCAGAATCGCTCGCGACTTCATTCAGGCCTTCGTCGCCTGACCCCGTCGGCCGAACAGGTGATTCTGGAAAGCGGCTGGCCCGGAAATGTACGGGAGCTCTATAATTTTTGTGAACGGCTTTGTGTCCTGTCCGAAGGAGATACCGCAGACCTCAAAGAGGTCGTTTCCTGTATGGAACAACCCGCCCCCTCCCTGCGGCTTCAGCCGCAGGGGATTTCACTCGCGCAGGTATACGAAACGCGTGAGAAAGAGGCCATTGAAAAGGCCCTTGAGCTATCTTCGAGCAAAAAAGATGCGGCCCGACTGCTTGGTATCGACGCAAGCACCCTGTGGCGAAAGATGAAAAAGCATCACTTGTAG
- a CDS encoding NUDIX domain-containing protein, with translation MSYPEPTVSAVILNPERKLLLCRSHKWEDKYVIPGGHIEWGEKMEEALKREILEETGLQIHDIRLIGLQESIFSEKYHSRKHFIFIDYLCRSDSSEVRLNDEAESYLWIDPQECKDLDLGGFTASLLERVFGLNSGGDMHQVSIFYNYK, from the coding sequence ATGAGCTATCCGGAGCCGACCGTCAGCGCGGTCATTCTTAACCCGGAGAGGAAGCTTCTTCTCTGCAGGTCGCACAAGTGGGAAGACAAATATGTCATTCCCGGCGGCCACATCGAGTGGGGAGAGAAGATGGAAGAGGCGCTGAAAAGAGAAATTCTTGAGGAGACGGGCCTGCAGATCCACGATATCAGGCTTATAGGTTTGCAGGAGTCCATCTTCAGTGAAAAATATCACAGCCGAAAGCATTTCATCTTTATCGATTACCTTTGCAGAAGCGACTCATCCGAGGTGAGACTGAACGATGAAGCGGAATCATATCTATGGATCGATCCGCAGGAGTGTAAGGATCTTGATCTGGGAGGCTTTACCGCCTCGCTTCTCGAGCGGGTTTTCGGTTTGAACTCCGGTGGAGATATGCATCAGGTAAGCATCTTTTACAACTACAAGTGA
- a CDS encoding helix-turn-helix transcriptional regulator produces MMKKDQITFPFTFFSFIVSLLFFLICSLLYAWGAPPWLENFPYASGLRFLLALGIYLLSCSAYLLMKSAKLFMGQSYSFPKSFSLAFLPVVIFSGLVLFGSSLQLLRGFYFASDAILWIIASLIFYRLDTKQKNLVRYEKSIRLWKVFFVVFAVAALFSLFSIMPTAVILFFRIMLLLCAAFASLMLNGPRYRQKVGTEEFAKSYALSPRETEITALLLQGKTNAEICQSLFISLPTVKTHIASIFRKTGSRNRTELSALFRNG; encoded by the coding sequence ATGATGAAAAAGGACCAGATAACATTTCCCTTTACCTTCTTTTCGTTCATCGTATCCCTTCTCTTTTTTCTGATCTGCTCCCTGCTGTATGCATGGGGAGCACCACCGTGGCTTGAGAATTTTCCCTACGCCTCCGGCCTGCGATTTCTTCTTGCTCTGGGGATCTACCTACTCTCCTGCAGCGCCTATCTCCTGATGAAAAGTGCGAAACTTTTTATGGGTCAATCATATTCCTTCCCAAAGTCCTTTTCTCTTGCCTTCCTTCCCGTCGTGATTTTTTCCGGGCTGGTCCTTTTCGGAAGTTCACTGCAGTTGCTTCGGGGGTTCTATTTTGCGTCCGATGCTATTCTTTGGATTATTGCCTCATTGATATTCTACCGCCTTGATACAAAGCAAAAAAACCTGGTCCGCTACGAAAAGAGCATCCGCCTGTGGAAGGTCTTCTTTGTCGTTTTCGCCGTTGCCGCACTTTTTTCGCTTTTTTCCATCATGCCGACAGCGGTGATATTGTTCTTTCGTATTATGCTCTTGCTATGTGCCGCCTTTGCAAGCCTGATGCTGAACGGCCCCCGCTATCGGCAGAAGGTGGGGACGGAAGAGTTTGCAAAAAGCTACGCACTCTCACCGCGAGAAACGGAAATCACGGCCCTCCTGCTTCAAGGGAAAACAAACGCAGAAATTTGCCAGTCGCTTTTCATATCCTTACCCACGGTTAAAACCCATATTGCATCTATTTTTAGAAAAACAGGGTCACGGAACAGGACAGAATTGTCCGCTCTCTTTCGAAACGGCTAA
- a CDS encoding ATP-binding cassette domain-containing protein, whose protein sequence is MASRDDLIRLEHISAAYGEVPVLSDISLTIRPGEIHALVGEHGAGKSSLALLIKGEVPIKSGSFFMKGVAQQNYVNQKADRSNICLVKQRIPLSKAYNVAENLFIGNKDIIGGLFTFFNAAAIRLEAQNYIKQHGFHLDPLARTANLNMADRALVAILRELYKKPRLLILDETLEKLSSINLIKIIPMLHQLTNEGSSVLFITHQIDDVYHIADRVSIIRHGELLLSEETNRIDKINLIRIAYTQMSEREDRQHSNSEFYQLLRYNEAILKSLPINLLVLDTKYNVKLINDTARDFFSLNRLDFNVHIEGLFQGSDKEAMEKIQKAIHRKKETMLFDIPLKVNGKNMQANFIVYPVLDGLHPLGYIIILEDITERERMREQLILSEKLAALGLLAAGVAHEINNPLGIIYNYLESLKWLTEGNQESKKLIDNLEEQFEYIANIVANLLSFSENRELSTEPFNIVSLIRELINLVRFNAQAKHIEIHFVTDDRPLLVSADRNEIKQVLLNLLKNSFEAIGSNGTIALTAHEMKKEGKPEACITIRDNGTGIKLENPNDIFLPFTSTKESNSGNIGLGLSVSYNIIKKNKGSITVENLLPNGCKFSLWLPL, encoded by the coding sequence ATGGCATCGAGGGATGATCTGATTCGGCTGGAACATATCAGTGCCGCCTATGGTGAAGTGCCCGTTCTTTCGGATATTTCACTCACCATCAGGCCTGGAGAAATTCATGCACTGGTGGGGGAACATGGTGCAGGAAAATCCTCGCTGGCGCTCTTGATAAAAGGTGAAGTTCCAATAAAAAGCGGAAGCTTTTTCATGAAGGGAGTCGCCCAGCAAAACTATGTAAATCAAAAAGCCGATCGCTCCAACATCTGCCTGGTAAAACAGAGAATACCGCTTTCAAAGGCGTACAATGTTGCTGAAAATCTTTTCATCGGCAATAAAGATATCATTGGCGGTCTGTTTACATTCTTTAATGCCGCAGCGATACGACTCGAGGCTCAAAATTATATAAAGCAGCATGGCTTCCACCTCGACCCACTGGCAAGAACAGCCAATCTTAACATGGCAGATAGGGCCCTTGTCGCCATTCTCAGGGAACTGTACAAAAAACCTCGTCTGCTCATCCTTGACGAAACCCTTGAAAAACTCTCTTCGATCAATCTGATTAAGATCATACCTATGCTTCATCAATTAACCAACGAGGGATCGTCGGTCCTTTTTATTACCCACCAGATCGACGATGTTTATCACATAGCAGATAGGGTTTCTATTATCCGTCATGGTGAACTACTGCTGAGCGAAGAGACAAACCGGATCGACAAAATAAACCTTATACGTATAGCCTATACGCAAATGTCGGAAAGAGAGGACCGGCAGCATTCGAATAGTGAATTCTATCAACTGCTTCGTTATAACGAAGCCATACTAAAAAGTCTTCCCATCAATCTTCTGGTTCTTGATACGAAATATAACGTTAAGTTAATCAACGATACGGCCAGGGATTTTTTCAGCCTCAACAGACTCGATTTCAATGTTCATATCGAGGGCCTTTTTCAAGGTAGTGATAAAGAGGCCATGGAAAAAATTCAAAAGGCCATCCACAGGAAAAAAGAGACCATGCTTTTTGATATTCCTCTGAAAGTGAACGGGAAAAATATGCAAGCGAATTTCATTGTCTATCCCGTTCTCGATGGTCTTCACCCTCTGGGATATATCATCATTCTCGAAGATATCACCGAACGGGAAAGGATGAGGGAACAGCTCATCCTTTCAGAAAAACTTGCCGCACTCGGACTTCTTGCCGCAGGGGTTGCCCATGAAATCAATAATCCCTTGGGAATCATCTATAATTATCTCGAATCACTAAAATGGCTAACGGAGGGAAATCAGGAATCTAAAAAACTTATCGACAATCTCGAGGAGCAGTTCGAATACATTGCAAACATCGTGGCGAACCTTCTTTCCTTTTCGGAAAACAGGGAACTGTCAACAGAGCCTTTCAATATTGTCTCTCTCATAAGAGAACTGATCAACCTTGTCCGTTTCAATGCACAGGCAAAGCATATTGAGATCCATTTTGTAACCGACGACCGGCCCCTGCTGGTCTCTGCCGACCGAAATGAGATAAAACAGGTTCTTCTTAATCTTCTGAAAAATAGTTTTGAAGCAATAGGCAGCAACGGTACCATAGCACTCACCGCCCACGAGATGAAAAAAGAGGGAAAGCCGGAGGCTTGCATCACCATCAGAGATAACGGCACGGGTATCAAACTTGAAAATCCAAACGACATATTCCTTCCTTTCACTTCGACGAAAGAATCCAACAGTGGAAATATCGGCCTTGGCCTTTCCGTCAGTTATAACATCATCAAAAAGAACAAGGGTTCTATCACCGTGGAAAACCTGCTCCCCAACGGCTGCAAATTTTCTTTATGGCTCCCTTTATAG
- a CDS encoding sigma-54-dependent transcriptional regulator: MSVQSDERSMQIVLIDDNEAYCESMRQSLSLHQIDCHYSTHAEEGMALLGTRHCEAVLIDIMLGSISGIDLLKEIKRRKPELPVIMITGYGTIETAVESIKYGAFDYIQKPIRFEKLLRLLATISRLNELDNERSSLKEKVLRQAPPIISKNKAIEALLLQMKKLALANLPVLITGENGTGKELFAQHLHLRSPRGHREMVTVNCAALTEGLLDNELFGHEKGAYTGAVSDHVGLFEKAHNNTLFLDEIGDMSLSTQAKILRVLQNQEIRKVGSSKTIKIDVNIIAATNKNLETLIEQGKFREDLYYRLKAAHLKIPPLRDRREDIVPLTEYFLASYSKEHKKPITGITSEVQDLFLVYHWPGNVRELRNCIHYACTMTSDSILHIQELPADILSIRNLPSERQGAFELSEKEILVKTLQRFHYNKSKCARHLHISRSTLYNKLLRYGIEG; the protein is encoded by the coding sequence ATGTCTGTACAGAGTGATGAAAGAAGTATGCAAATTGTATTGATAGATGATAATGAAGCATATTGCGAAAGCATGCGGCAAAGCCTCAGCCTTCATCAAATAGACTGTCATTACAGCACACATGCCGAAGAAGGAATGGCACTTCTTGGAACCCGTCACTGTGAAGCAGTCCTCATCGACATTATGCTCGGAAGCATCTCCGGCATCGACCTTCTCAAAGAAATAAAACGAAGGAAACCGGAACTCCCGGTCATCATGATAACGGGATATGGCACGATCGAGACGGCGGTAGAATCAATAAAATATGGTGCGTTTGATTACATTCAAAAGCCAATCCGCTTCGAAAAACTGTTGCGGCTGCTTGCCACCATATCCCGCCTCAATGAGCTTGACAATGAACGTTCTTCACTCAAGGAGAAGGTTCTCAGACAGGCGCCTCCTATTATCAGCAAAAATAAAGCAATAGAAGCACTCCTTCTTCAGATGAAAAAGCTTGCATTGGCAAACTTGCCGGTGCTCATCACCGGTGAAAACGGAACAGGAAAAGAGCTTTTCGCTCAGCATCTTCATCTCAGATCGCCCAGAGGTCATCGGGAGATGGTGACGGTGAACTGTGCGGCGCTCACCGAAGGACTTCTCGACAACGAACTCTTCGGTCATGAGAAGGGGGCCTACACAGGGGCCGTCTCCGACCATGTCGGTCTTTTTGAAAAAGCGCACAATAATACGCTTTTTCTGGACGAAATAGGAGATATGTCGTTGTCTACTCAGGCTAAGATCCTTCGGGTCCTCCAAAACCAGGAAATACGCAAGGTCGGAAGCAGTAAGACAATAAAGATCGATGTGAATATCATTGCAGCGACAAATAAAAATCTTGAGACACTGATCGAACAGGGGAAATTCAGGGAAGACCTCTATTACCGTCTCAAGGCCGCCCATCTCAAAATTCCGCCCTTGCGCGACAGAAGGGAAGATATTGTACCCTTAACCGAATATTTTCTTGCGTCCTACTCCAAGGAGCATAAGAAGCCCATCACGGGAATTACCTCGGAAGTTCAGGACCTTTTCTTGGTGTATCACTGGCCAGGTAACGTACGAGAGCTGAGAAACTGTATTCACTATGCATGCACCATGACATCGGATTCGATACTACACATCCAGGAATTACCTGCCGACATTCTTTCCATACGAAATCTGCCGTCGGAGAGACAGGGGGCTTTTGAGCTGTCTGAGAAGGAGATCCTGGTCAAAACGCTCCAGCGTTTCCATTACAATAAATCAAAGTGTGCACGACACCTTCATATCAGCCGCAGCACACTGTATAACAAGTTGCTCAGATATGGCATCGAGGGATGA